Genomic window (Candidatus Methylomirabilota bacterium):
GTAGTGCTCCACACGGGTGTAAGCGCAGCCGTGGCAATCCCCATCAGGACGATGACGAGCAGGAGGCCGATATAGGTCATGCCCGACTGGGCAGCTGGGGTCCGAAGCCCAAGGTCCAATGTCCAACGTCGCACAACTAATCTCCAATGCCCAAAGGCCAACGTCTTCGTTTTGAGATCGGAAGGGACCATTCCTATCATTGACGTTGGACGTTGGACTATTGACTAGTGTCACCATTCGGTATAGGGGGTGCCGTCTAGGCTCACCATGTCACTCCCGCTCTTGACATCGAAGATCCCCTCTTCCTCCCCGAGCTCACTGAAAGCATAGACGACCAACCAGGTGTCATGAGTCGCGGTGATGGGATCCTTCGGGATCTTGCGCAGATACCGCATTTCCACGAGCGCTTCGAGCGTCGGCGGGTACTCGCCCTGGTCGGCATAATACTGGTCAATGACGTCTCGGAAAATGAACAGGTCCTCCTTTAACGTGGCTTCCCTCGCCCGCCATACCGAGGTGCTAAAGCTCGGCTGAGCCATAGTGACGAGGATACCGATGACGGCCAGCACGATCATTATCTCGATAAAAGTAAAACCCCCTTGGTTCACAGTGAACAGTTCAGAGTTCACGGACATTCCCTTGGTTCTTAGGCGTCGACCCTTTCCGTGGACGCTGAGCTCTGGTCGGTGAACCGTGAACCGTGAACCGTGAACTTCTCTACCAGGTGTCATAGGTGCTCCCGTCCAGAGCGGTCGCCGTGCTGGTCGAGGCTACGTCGTAGACATCTCGCCCATCGGTGAGAATTGACTTCAAGCCGTCGGAGTAAGAGCGTGTGCCCCACTCGCCATCTTCGCTCATCGGGTCTTTGGGGATGCGGCGGAGGGTCTTGGTCTCGACCATCTCTTCTAGGGTGAGCGGATAGCCGGTGCGATCGGTCCTGACGAGCTCCTTGAAGATCTCTTTCGCATCTTTGGCGTTCTGCTTCGCCTTGTCGTAGTCCAGCTTGAACCGATCGATGCCTTCGCGCATCCGGCGGAGCGATCGTCGGAGCTCGATCTCTTTGGTCCGCGTGACGGTTGCCTCTACCAACGGCATCGCCACCGAGGCCAACACGCCAAGCAACGCGATCGTGATCAAAAGCTCCACCAAAGTGAAGCCTGACCTGCCCCATCTTTTCTTGTGTTTCAAGGTGGTCATCGTTCAATGGTCCCCGGTCGACGACATCACTGCTGCGGCGAAGGTCGTGCCGGGGTGCGGGCCGGTCGCGGCCGGCGAGCCGGAGCTCGAGCGGGCGATACCGGCCCGCCCTCGAAGCTCTGCCCGGTCCCGGCCCAGAAGGTAGACAGATCCCGGTGTGGCGGCTCGAACCGCTTCACCACGCGGAGGGTGATGGAGATGAGGACATCCGTCCGGATCTTCTCCGTCCGCGTCTCCCTGAACAGGGTGCCGATGAGCGGAAGGTCCCCGAGAAACGGGGAGTACACGACTGTTTTGCGTTCCTCATCCTGGATCAGGCCCCCCAGCAGCCGACTCTCGCCGTCCCTGAGTGTGATGAAGGTGTTCAGGGTCCGACGATTGGTGGTGGGTTGAAGCTCATTGCCCACCTGCAGCTCCTGCGCGGCGATCTGCGAAATCTCGAAGCTGATCTCGATGGTAACCTCGCCGTTCAGGTGGATGATGGGGGTGAAGCTCAGCGTCAGGCCCACATCCCGAAACTCCACGCGGGTCTCGGCCGTGGTGCCCGCGATGACCGTTCCCGCCTCGGTTGTCCCCCCGGGACTGGTTGTCGTGGTCGAGACCGCGAAGGGCCGGTTCTCTGCGATCACGATGGTGGCCTTTTGCCGATCGAGGACCCGGAGGGTGGGGTTGGCCAATACCTTCACCTCTCTGTCGTTCTTGAGCAGGTCCAGAAAGATCTGCGGATTGGTAAAGAAAAAATCCTCCGCTAAGGAAGCCCCACCCAGTATCGCAGGAGTCACCAGACTAAACCCCTCTTCTCCGAGAAAGAAACCTGCCGTGTACGTGTCGGTGAACGTGATGCCGAAGTCCGTGAGCTTGGCCTGGTCCACTTCCAGGAGCTCCAGA
Coding sequences:
- a CDS encoding prepilin-type N-terminal cleavage/methylation domain-containing protein, encoding MNQGGFTFIEIMIVLAVIGILVTMAQPSFSTSVWRAREATLKEDLFIFRDVIDQYYADQGEYPPTLEALVEMRYLRKIPKDPITATHDTWLVVYAFSELGEEEGIFDVKSGSDMVSLDGTPYTEW
- a CDS encoding type II secretion system protein, whose amino-acid sequence is MTTLKHKKRWGRSGFTLVELLITIALLGVLASVAMPLVEATVTRTKEIELRRSLRRMREGIDRFKLDYDKAKQNAKDAKEIFKELVRTDRTGYPLTLEEMVETKTLRRIPKDPMSEDGEWGTRSYSDGLKSILTDGRDVYDVASTSTATALDGSTYDTW